A stretch of Oryza brachyantha chromosome 4, ObraRS2, whole genome shotgun sequence DNA encodes these proteins:
- the LOC107304019 gene encoding probable carboxylesterase 13, with translation MSDAGAAADEVVHDFAPLIVVYRSGRLERPLAMPPVPPGTDAATGVVSRDVHLSASSFVRLYLPPPGAAGGGGEKLPVVVYFHGGGFVIGSAASPAYHRCLNDLAAACPAVAVSVDYRLAPEHPLPAAYEDSLAALTWVLSGADTWLAAHGDLSRVFLAGDSAGGNICHHLAMHHRRRRLKGIVLIHPWFWGKQPIGGEPRGQAAAAEEQKGLWEFVCPDAADGADDPRMNPTGPTAPGLENLACEKVMVCVADGDVLRWRGRAYAEAVTAARARGGGPEAVELLESEGVGHVFYLFDPAHAKAGELLRRIAAFIGSK, from the coding sequence ATGtcggacgccggcgccgcggcggatgAGGTCGTGCACGACTTCGCCCCGCTCATCGTGGTGTACAGGAGCGGGCGGCTCGAGCGGCCGCTCGCCATGCCGCCCGTCCCGCCCGGCACGGACGCCGCCACGGGCGTGGTGTCCAGGGACGTGCacctctccgcctcctccttcgTGCGGCTCTACCTCCCAccgcccggcgccgccggaggcggaggcgagaaGCTCCCCGTCGTCGTCTACTTCCATGGCGGGGGGTTCGTGATCGGGTcggccgcgtcgccggcgtaCCACCGCTGCCTCaacgacctcgccgccgcctgccccgccgtcgccgtctccgtcgaCTACCGCCTCGCCCCGGAGCACCCGCTGCCCGCCGCGTACGAGGATTCCCTGGCCGCGCTCACGTGGGTGCTCTCCGGCGCTGACACGTGGctcgcggcgcacggcgacctCTCCCGCGTCTTCCTCGCGGGCGacagcgccggcggcaacatctgccaccacctcgccatgcaccaccgccgccgccgcctaaaAGGCATCGTGCTGATCCACCCGTGGTTCTGGGGCAAGCAGCCCATCGGCGGGGAGCCCCGCggccaggcggcggcggcggaggagcagaAGGGGCTGTGGGAGTTCGTGTGccccgacgcggcggacggcgcggACGACCCCCGGATGAACCCGACGGggccgacggcgccggggCTGGAGAACCTGGCGTGCGAGAAGGTGATGGTGTGCgtggccgacggcgacgtgctgcggtGGCGCGGCCGCGCGTACGCGGAGGCTGTGacggcggcacgggcgaggGGCGGCGGGCCCGAGGCGGTGGAGCTGCTGGAGTCGGAGGGCGTCGGGCACGTGTTCTACCTGTTCGACCCGGCCCACGCGAAGGCCGGCGAGCTGCTCCGGAGGATCGCCGCGTTCATTGGCTCCAAGTGA